One Macadamia integrifolia cultivar HAES 741 unplaced genomic scaffold, SCU_Mint_v3 scaffold_198A, whole genome shotgun sequence DNA window includes the following coding sequences:
- the LOC122071233 gene encoding acyl-coenzyme A thioesterase 13 isoform X1, which produces MMEKAREALGLTKEESEAVSQLTIHPREANSGPSFYEAFALRGIRVDRVEPGFVACTFKVPPRLTQDASGNLSPGAIVGLVDEVGAAAIHIEGFPIEVSVDMSIAYLSAARANDELEVTSKALGCKGCYFGTIVQLKNKATGEVVAEGRHSLYGKARSKI; this is translated from the exons ATGATGGAGAAGGCAAGAGAGGCCTTGGGGCTGACGAAGGAGGAATCGGAGGCCGTTTCGCAACTCACAATTCACCCTCGAGAAGCTAATTCTGGTCCGAGCTTCTACGAGGCCTTCGCTCTCAGGGGCATTCGTGTAGATCGAGTCGAGCCTGGCTTCGTTGCTTGTACCTTCAAAGTTCCCCCACGCCTCACT CAGGATGCAAGTGGAAACTTGTCCCCAGGTGCTATTGTGGGCTTAGTTGATGAGGTTGGAGCAGCTGCGATTCATATTGAAGGCTTTCCAATTGAAGTATCGGTGGACATGTCGATTGCATACCTCTCAGCTGCCAGAGCTAAT GATGAATTGGAGGTTACCTCTAAGGCTTTGGGGTGTAAGGGATGCTATTTTGGAACAATTGTTCAACTGAAAAACAAAGCAACTGGAGAAGTTGTTGCTGAAGGTCGGCATTCATTGTATGGTAAAGCTCGAAGCAAAATTTGA
- the LOC122071233 gene encoding acyl-coenzyme A thioesterase 13 isoform X2, with the protein MMEKAREALGLTKEESEAVSQLTIHPREANSGPSFYEAFALRGIRVDRVEPGFVACTFKVPPRLTDASGNLSPGAIVGLVDEVGAAAIHIEGFPIEVSVDMSIAYLSAARANDELEVTSKALGCKGCYFGTIVQLKNKATGEVVAEGRHSLYGKARSKI; encoded by the exons ATGATGGAGAAGGCAAGAGAGGCCTTGGGGCTGACGAAGGAGGAATCGGAGGCCGTTTCGCAACTCACAATTCACCCTCGAGAAGCTAATTCTGGTCCGAGCTTCTACGAGGCCTTCGCTCTCAGGGGCATTCGTGTAGATCGAGTCGAGCCTGGCTTCGTTGCTTGTACCTTCAAAGTTCCCCCACGCCTCACT GATGCAAGTGGAAACTTGTCCCCAGGTGCTATTGTGGGCTTAGTTGATGAGGTTGGAGCAGCTGCGATTCATATTGAAGGCTTTCCAATTGAAGTATCGGTGGACATGTCGATTGCATACCTCTCAGCTGCCAGAGCTAAT GATGAATTGGAGGTTACCTCTAAGGCTTTGGGGTGTAAGGGATGCTATTTTGGAACAATTGTTCAACTGAAAAACAAAGCAACTGGAGAAGTTGTTGCTGAAGGTCGGCATTCATTGTATGGTAAAGCTCGAAGCAAAATTTGA